Proteins encoded together in one Entelurus aequoreus isolate RoL-2023_Sb linkage group LG20, RoL_Eaeq_v1.1, whole genome shotgun sequence window:
- the LOC133635596 gene encoding DNA-directed RNA polymerase I subunit RPA43-like, with the protein MANLEHAEDDPQHVKMSGQIPGACAQKTAVELSTVVGGFVPEVSCSVPSFAAASELLSAPYSCLVMSTHRRHVALPPRYLNKKRSGLQGELEAELLKYSPRLEGVPVAYDHLRIVGQQGSIHDDSGYIHMDIQADFIIFQPTKGQRLLGKVNKLGVSHVGCLVHGCFNASIPRPNLVPVETWRDGGPRIGAELKFEVTALDADTAGVLLIRGKLERATVQELLAMTENSELGVSVSQLERQEPEPTEESTVEDSPKKKKKKKKIKEEVIEEELVQLDNNATPEPNRTEDEANSSEPGERKKKKKKKKDKIKEEATEEEIMQYDSNVTLEPSRTEIDVNCSEPGKKKKEKIIKEEEEPVQISPPEIHASDSSGYLSDKPSKKRKHKTESQDVLPGLSQSSPKSKKRKRDIV; encoded by the exons ATGGCGAACTTGGAGCACGCCGAAGACGACCCACAACACGTGAAAATGTCAGGCCAAATTCCAGGCGCTTGTGCTCAAAAGACGGCGGTAGAACTGTCCACAGTAGTGGGGGGATTTGTACCAGAGGTGTCCTGCTCTGTTCCGTCTTTCGCCGCCGCTTCTGAACTTTTGTCGGCGCCATACTCGTGTCTGGTCATGAGCACCCACCGGAGACACGTCGCCCTGCCGCCCAGGTACCTGAACAAGAAGCGGTCTGGTCTGCAGGGGGAGCTGGAGGCCGAGCTGCTCAAGTACTCGCCACG CCTCGAAGGCGTACCCGTAGCTTATGATCACTTACGGATTGTGGGCCAGCAAGGAAGCATTCATGATGACAGCGGCTACATCCACATGGACATACAGGCCGACTTCATTATATTCCAACCTACCAAGGGACAAAGACTGCTG GGAAAGGTAAACAAACTGGGTGTGAGTCACGTGGGCTGCCTGGTGCACGGCTGCTTCAACGCCAGCATCCCCCGGCCAAACCTGGTTCCCGTGGAAACCTGGCGGGATGGGGGGCCCAGGATTGGCGCTGAGCTGAAGTTCGAGGTGACTGCGCTTGATGCCGACACTGCGGGAGTGCTGCTAATAAGAGGGAAACTGGAGAGAGCGAC GGTTCAAGAACTCTTGGCTATGACTGAGAACTCAGAATTGGGCGTCTCTGTTAGCCAACTTGAGCGACAAGAACCAGAACCTACTGAAGAATCTACCGTGGAAGATTCtcccaagaagaagaagaagaaaaagaaaataaaggaAGAAGTCATAGAAGAAGAACTAGTGCAGCTCGACAACAATGCCACTCCAGAGCCCAACAGAACCGAGGATGAGGCAAACAGCAGCGAACCCGgtgagaggaagaagaagaagaaaaagaagaaagataAAATCAAAGAAGAAGCAACAGAAGAGGAAATAATGCAGTATGACAGTAATGTCACATTAGAGCCCAGCAGAACAGAGATTGATGTTAACTGCAGCGAACCTGGtaagaagaaaaaggagaaaataataaaagaagaggaggagccgGTTCAGATTTCTCCCCCTGAGATCCACGCCAGCGACTCCAGCGGTTACCTTAGTGACAAGCCCAGCAAAAAGAGGAAACACAAAACGGAGAGCCAAGACGTCCTGCCGGGTTTGAGTCAAAGTTCACCAAAATCCAAGAAGAGGAAAAGGGACATTGTGTGA